A window of the Aspergillus flavus chromosome 6, complete sequence genome harbors these coding sequences:
- a CDS encoding 7-keto-8-aminopelargonate synthetase (unnamed protein product) encodes MSVGLNILCHKLQAALDNRREEGRLIDPPSAATLAKMKDFGSNDSLSLSSSGVLSKAFLRELRKHPNFTVGSTSSRILDGTKQYLENIERDLAQFHGAESAMFFSSGYDANVAVWSVIPQPGDFVVYDELVHASIHDGMRRGRATTVPFKHSDCESLRDCLEGIKAGHPAVSEGKQVVFISLESFYSLDGDMAPVLEIVDVVRETLPRGNYVLAIDEAHSNGIVGPNGSGFICHYKLEDVFGIRLQTCGKGLGSAGGKNHPFVLPCYGV; translated from the coding sequence ATGAGTGTGGGACTCAATATTCTTTGCCATAAGCTTCAGGCTGCGCTGGACAACCGCCGCGAAGAGGGTCGACTTATTGACCCTCCTTCTGCGGCTACTCTGGCCAAAATGAAAGACTTTGGCTCTAACGACAGCCTCTCTCTGTCATCCTCCGGGGTTCTATCGAAGGCATTTTTGCGCGAGCTTCGGAAACACCCCAACTTCACTGTCGGAAGTACCTCTTCACGAATTTTAGATGGTACCAAACAGTATCTAGAGAACATTGAGCGTGACTTGGCTCAGTTTCACGGTGCTGAGTCGGCCATGTTCTTTAGCTCGGGGTATGATGCTAATGTAGCCGTTTGGTCTGTGATCCCGCAGCCTGGTGACTTTGTCGTTTATGACGAGCTCGTGCACGCAAGCATTCATGACGGAATGAGAAGGGGACGAGCCACGACTGTCCCATTTAAACACAGTGATTGTGAATCTCTTCGAGACTGCCTGGAGGGCATCAAAGCTGGGCACCCTGCCGTTTCTGAAGGGAAACAGGTAGTCTTCATATCACTGGAATCTTTCTACAGCCTGGATGGCGACATGGCTCCAGTTCTTGAGATAGTGGATGTTGTCCGTGAGACACTTCCGCGGGGAAATTATGTGCTTGCAATCGATGAGGCCCACTCCAATGGAATTGTCGGACCAAATGGCTCGGGGTTCATCTGTCATTATAAActggaggatgtctttggAATACGACTTCAGACTTGCGGAAAAGGACTAGGCTCGGCAGGAGGTAAGAATCATCCTTTCGTGCTTCCTTGCTATGGAGTCTAA
- a CDS encoding putative NRPS-like enzyme, translating into MEQIVYAHAQQTPGATAVIDGASTLTYGELVAESKALAQTLREKIKISMEEPVGILLDPGTLQVVAQLAVLLVGGTCVPIEPSFPEHRITSMLRDVHAKHLIMEMPGTRTLHEFNHIYFSDIEKCSISVVPDLEFGPQVNRSHILFTSGSTGKPKPVQVQASSILHLATKTPVTPLSSEDRVAEFNSPGFDLSLFEIWVTLIAGATIVVTPRHVATDPNALPAFLREQNVTIIIITAALFETIVFTSPGAFESLHHVLTAGDVANPRAMRSVLETGPPQHLWNTYGPTECTTLATMFDVTLQETHRERISIGQPVGDMEVILLDEDQEPILDCGKPGEICIGGPQQTSGYLNRPSETEKSFIHLRKQDLGIPGDDDLIRLYRTGDIGAWQSESHCLDFLGRSDTQVKFRGFRVELGEIECTLQSHEEVQAAVVARQPPLTADGTETLVAFIIPKATDSVHSEGLRDFARERLPQYMIPSATIFMEKFPLTANGKVDRKALIDDRLKMLEEQKPLQNGTEEKQGKMTVLSDLCKNILNMPQVHEDDDLFDLGATSLQAATLLALIQDRLGCMVTMEDLYSHSTLSSLSRLIELRESGTSCNAPDNTRLWLEDISRVDDIELIPHWESEDEGKVFITGVTGFVGAHFLHRLLCKPSVKQVACLARSKQDVSAATRIRQALERYDLWADCAEHEQKLIVLDGDLFDSTLALGKERFNWLANWASVIFHLGAKVNFCESYREHHRSNVIGTCNALRLAAAGRRKAFHYFSTIDVWGPTGLILGTKELYEDETLMPHSQAVRYDLGYSGSQWTAESMVRRMRDRGLPTVIYRPGFIIGDSVTGHSNPDDFMSRLIVGCIQLGTFPRLDQRLEYVTLDYVISAAMHIASSNENLGRSYSLLSPDQSKSITVIDTCRVINDAGYPLKIIDYNDWVEQVFAEQQPDGPLAPLLPMFRERVLGRLTRWEVSQYTPYYRSDNTVQVLKDRPDIQYQPLDAPLLKKYISFWNRKGFYKV; encoded by the coding sequence ATGGAACAAATTGTCTATGCTCATGCTCAGCAAACCCCTGGTGCAACCGCCGTTATTGATGGAGCATCAACCCTCACGTACGGTGAACTGGTTGCTGAGTCAAAGGCATTGGCTCAGACACTAAGGGAAAAAATCAAGATCTCTATGGAGGAGCCGGTTGGGATTTTGCTCGATCCAGGGACATTACAAGTCGTTGCTCAACTTGCTGTCCTTCTGGTTGGAGGCACCTGCGTACCGATTGAGCCCTCCTTTCCGGAACACCGGATCACGTCCATGTTACGAGATGTCCACGCTAAGCATCTCATTATGGAAATGCCTGGAACCCGGACGCTCCATGAATTCAACCATATCTACTTCAGTGATATCGAAAAGTGTTCTATCTCTGTCGTTCCCGATTTAGAGTTTGGCCCTCAGGTCAACCGGAGCCATATACTCTTCACGTCTGGGTCAACCGGGAAGCCGAAGCCGGTTCAGGTTCAAGCAAGTAGCATCCTACATCTTGCTACAAAGACTCCAGTAACACCACTTTCTTCAGAAGACCGAGTGGCAGAGTTCAATAGTCCCGGATTCGACCTTAGCTTATTCGAGATCTGGGTCACCCTAATTGCTGGTGCGACCATTGTGGTCACTCCCCGCCATGTGGCCACAGACCCTAATGCTCTCCCTGCATTCCTTAGAGAGCAAAACGTGACTATTATCATAATCACAGCGGCACTCTTTGAGACTATTGTCTTCACTTCTCCTGGGGCGTTTGAATCGCTACATCATGTTCTCACAGCAGGTGACGTCGCCAATCCGCGGGCGATGAGGAGCGTACTAGAAACAGGCCCCCCTCAGCATCTGTGGAATACATACGGTCCAACCGAATGCACGACGCTGGCAACTATGTTTGACGTGACACTTCAAGAAACCCACCGTGAACGTATCAGCATTGGGCAGCCCGTGGGAGATATGGAAGTCATCTTACTAGACGAAGATCAGGAGCCTATTCTTGACTGCGGAAAACCCGGGGAAATTTGCATTGGAGGCCCTCAACAAACCTCTGGCTATTTGAACCGACCATCGGAAACTGAGAAATCCTTCATTCATTTACGTAAACAAGATCTCGGTATTCCgggagatgatgatcttATACGTCTTTATCGGACTGGAGATATAGGTGCTTGGCAGTCTGAATCTCATTGTCTTGACTTTCTGGGCAGGTCAGATACGCAGGTCAAGTTCCGCGGGTTTCGAGTAGAGCTAGGAGAGATTGAATGCACCCTGCAGTCTCACGAGGAAGTTCAGGCAGCGGTTGTTGCTCGACAGCCCCCACTAACAGCTGATGGAACAGAAACATTGGTAGCCTTCATTATTCCGAAGGCCACGGACTCCGTACATTCAGAGGGCTTGAGGGACTTTGCTCGTGAACGACTTCCACAATACATGATACCCAGTGCTACGATCTTCATGGAGAAGTTTCCTTTAACAGCAAACGGAAAAGTGGACCGCAAGGCATTGATAGATGACCGGCTCAAGATGCTTGAAGAACAGAAACCCCTTCAAAATGGCActgaagagaaacaaggcaAGATGACAGTTCTTTCTGACCTGTGCAAGAATATTCTGAACATGCCACAAGTtcacgaagatgatgatctaTTTGATCTAGGCGCCACGTCACTCCAAGCTGCCACTCTTCTTGCGTTGATCCAAGATCGTCTAGGATGCATGGTTACAATGGAAGACCTTTACAGTCATTCTACGTTGTCAAGTCTATCACGGCTGATCGAACTCAGGGAATCTGGCACCTCATGCAATGCGCCTGATAACACCCGGCTGTGGTTGGAAGACATAAGTCGAGTCGATGATATTGAACTAATCCCTCACTGGGAATCCGAAGATGAGGGAAAGGTGTTTATCACAGGGGTGACCGGCTTCGTCGGAGCCCACTTTCTTCATCGTTTACTTTGCAAACCATCGGTCAAGCAAGTCGCTTGCCTGGCCCGCTCGAAGCAGGATGTGAGTGCAGCAACCCGGATTCGACAAGCCCTGGAACGCTACGACTTGTGGGCGGATTGCGCGGAACACGAGCAAAAGCTTATTGTTCTTGATGGTGATCTATTCGATAGCACTCTAGCCCTTGGGAAAGAGCGCTTCAACTGGCTAGCCAACTGGGCATCAGTAATTTTCCATCTCGGAGCTAAAGTCAACTTTTGTGAGTCGTACCGCGAACACCACAGATCCAACGTCATCGGCACCTGTAACGCTCTTCGCCTGGCTGCTGCAGGCCGTCGCAAAGCCTTCCATTACTTCTCTACTATCGACGTTTGGGGACCAACCGGCCTCATCCTGGGAACCAAAGAGCTGTACGAGGATGAAACCTTGATGCCACACAGCCAGGCCGTACGGTATGACCTAGGGTACTCGGGCAGCCAGTGGACAGCTGAATCGATGGTACGTCGCATGCGTGACCGAGGTTTACCCACCGTTATCTACCGGCCAGGGTTCATCATCGGCGACAGCGTAACTGGACATAGCAATCCAGACGACTTTATGTCCCGGCTGATAGTCGGATGCATCCAACTGGGTACATTTCCCAGATTGGACCAACGGCTAGAATATGTGACACTCGACTATGTGATCTCAGCTGCGATGCATATCGCCTCGTCTAATGAGAACTTAGGACGATCCTACAGCCTTCTATCGCCGgatcaatcaaaatcaatcacTGTCATAGATACCTGCCGCGTTATCAACGATGCAGGGTACCcattgaagatcatcgacTACAATGACTGGGTCGAACAGGTCTTCGCAGAACAACAACCGGATGGACCCCTGGCGCCTCTGTTACCGATGTTCCGGGAGCGCGTCCTCGGACGGTTGACCCGTTGGGAAGTTAGtcaatatactccgtattatCGATCGGACAATACGGTCCAGGTCTTGAAGGATCGACCTGATATCCAGTATCAACCGTTGGATGCTCCGTTGCTGAAGAAGTACATCTCATTTTGGAACAGGAAGGGATTCTATAAGGTTTGA